The Candidatus Zixiibacteriota bacterium genome includes a window with the following:
- a CDS encoding PEP/pyruvate-binding domain-containing protein, whose protein sequence is MSNHRNGRRKSVDKILHQLQERAKELNCLYRVEEALRDFGQGTEQLCVAILKAIPPGWQYPEVCVARIVLNGEVYTTPTFTETPWGQHADITVGGSKVGRVSVFYLREMPLWDDGPFLKEETRLINTIADRLGNRLMHRKMRGIIEKWEQRPKDDHNTDTTEWQIVLQMLKHTDRPLYTRVCRRMLNQMCWSGIDEADRILHSLAPDTQELEQTMLEDPNQPFEKRQVGYSLDICDNIFKVASEHIPHEEIFYLIQKWMQEDKLSFLVHVVNRNLSLAEVADAIRRYHYLSEQDPDIQSPNKRGVEVSLIRRFLSDQLPYISVAKNFIEISDFYHLLNRVMFSQDSHGKLGGKSAGLFLASQILKKEATNNKLLEGVRIPKTYHITSDVLLHFMHHNNFDEVVEQKYKPIDQVRFEYPHVVQTFKNATFPAEIVNGLSAALDDLGDGPVIVRSSSLLEDRIGAAFSGKYKSLFVANQGSKQQRLEALQDAIAEVYASTFGPDPIEYRAERGLIDFGEEMGIMIEEVVGTRVGKYYLPSYAGVAFSRNEFRWSPRIEREDGLIRLVPGMGTRAVDRLSDDYPVLIAPGQPGLRANTSPDEIARYSPHEIDVIDLDNNCFETISFKEFLDEGGRELPGIKNMVSIYDDNHLRMPSGLGLSGDEKDLVVTFDGLIRHTDFVPKCKAILETLEAKLGMPVDIEFASDGENLYLLQCRSQSYSAMSAPAPIPQNIPIDHIVFSANKFISNGRTPDITHIVYVDPQKYSELSDRSTLLEIGRAVGRLNKLLPKRQFALMGPGRWGSRGDIKLGVSVTYSDINNTAALIEIARRRGNYVPDLSFGTHFFQDLVEADIRYLPLYPDEKNIIFNERLLLGADNVLPELLPEFSHLKDVLHVIDIPASCQGDVMRILLNADLNEGLAILTRASQEIDACPSPSAEAAPTTSEHFWRWRLLMAERIAASMDRAKFGVENLYVLGSTKNASAGPASDIDLLVHFKGTPSQLLALQNWLEGWSLCLGESNYLTTGYETGGLLDVHIITDEDIEKHTSWAVKIGAPTDAAKLLPLK, encoded by the coding sequence ATGAGTAACCACAGGAACGGTCGAAGAAAATCCGTAGACAAAATTCTGCACCAACTGCAGGAAAGAGCCAAAGAGCTAAATTGCCTCTATCGCGTTGAGGAAGCGCTGAGAGATTTCGGCCAGGGGACCGAACAACTGTGTGTAGCTATTCTTAAAGCTATTCCGCCAGGATGGCAATACCCCGAAGTCTGCGTGGCTCGCATTGTCCTTAACGGTGAAGTATACACTACTCCGACCTTTACCGAGACACCCTGGGGTCAACATGCCGACATTACCGTCGGTGGATCGAAAGTAGGGCGGGTGTCGGTGTTTTATCTGAGAGAGATGCCGCTTTGGGATGATGGCCCGTTTCTGAAAGAAGAAACGCGACTGATCAACACGATAGCCGACCGCCTCGGGAATCGCCTCATGCATCGGAAAATGCGCGGGATCATCGAAAAATGGGAACAGCGCCCCAAGGATGACCATAACACCGATACAACCGAATGGCAGATTGTCCTCCAGATGCTCAAGCACACCGACCGACCCCTCTACACTCGGGTATGTCGAAGAATGCTCAATCAGATGTGCTGGAGCGGGATCGATGAAGCGGACCGTATCCTGCATTCCCTGGCCCCCGATACGCAGGAACTCGAACAGACGATGCTCGAAGATCCCAATCAGCCGTTCGAAAAAAGACAAGTGGGATATTCCCTGGATATCTGCGATAATATCTTCAAGGTCGCATCCGAGCATATCCCGCACGAAGAGATATTTTATCTTATCCAGAAATGGATGCAGGAAGACAAGCTCTCCTTCCTGGTTCATGTGGTGAATCGTAATTTGTCGCTGGCCGAGGTGGCCGATGCCATCCGACGTTATCATTATCTGTCTGAACAGGACCCGGACATTCAATCGCCGAACAAGCGCGGTGTCGAAGTCTCTCTGATCCGGCGTTTTCTCTCGGATCAGCTTCCCTATATCAGCGTGGCCAAGAACTTCATCGAAATATCCGATTTCTATCACCTGCTGAATCGAGTCATGTTCTCTCAGGATAGCCACGGTAAACTCGGAGGTAAAAGCGCCGGTTTGTTCCTGGCCTCTCAGATTCTCAAGAAGGAAGCGACCAACAACAAGCTCCTGGAGGGAGTACGTATACCGAAAACGTATCACATCACCTCCGATGTGCTTCTCCATTTCATGCATCACAACAACTTCGATGAGGTGGTGGAACAGAAGTACAAACCGATCGACCAGGTTCGCTTCGAATATCCCCATGTCGTACAAACTTTCAAAAACGCGACCTTTCCGGCAGAAATCGTCAACGGTTTGTCAGCCGCTCTCGACGATCTTGGTGACGGACCGGTAATCGTACGCAGCTCCAGCCTGCTCGAGGATCGCATCGGGGCGGCTTTTTCGGGAAAATACAAAAGCCTCTTCGTGGCCAACCAGGGATCCAAACAACAACGCCTCGAAGCTCTCCAGGATGCGATAGCCGAGGTATATGCCTCGACTTTTGGACCGGATCCAATCGAGTATCGAGCCGAGCGAGGCCTCATCGACTTCGGTGAAGAGATGGGCATCATGATCGAGGAGGTGGTCGGAACCCGGGTAGGTAAATACTACCTTCCCTCCTACGCCGGCGTAGCTTTCAGTCGCAATGAATTCCGCTGGTCACCTCGCATCGAGCGTGAGGACGGACTGATCCGGCTAGTCCCCGGCATGGGTACGCGGGCAGTGGACCGGTTGAGCGATGATTACCCGGTGCTGATCGCCCCCGGACAACCCGGCCTGCGCGCCAACACCAGCCCCGACGAAATTGCCCGATACTCACCCCACGAGATCGATGTTATAGACCTCGATAACAACTGCTTCGAAACCATCTCGTTCAAAGAGTTCCTTGACGAGGGCGGACGTGAACTGCCGGGGATCAAGAACATGGTGTCGATCTATGACGACAACCATTTGAGAATGCCGTCAGGGTTGGGCTTGTCGGGCGATGAAAAGGACCTCGTCGTAACCTTTGACGGTCTCATTCGCCATACCGACTTCGTGCCCAAATGCAAGGCTATTCTCGAAACCCTCGAAGCGAAACTGGGGATGCCTGTTGATATCGAATTCGCCTCGGACGGTGAAAATCTTTACCTGCTGCAATGCCGGTCACAAAGCTATTCAGCCATGAGTGCGCCGGCTCCGATTCCACAGAATATCCCGATTGATCATATCGTATTCTCGGCCAATAAATTCATATCCAACGGAAGAACTCCCGATATCACCCATATAGTGTATGTTGACCCTCAGAAATACTCTGAGCTGAGTGACCGGTCGACTTTGCTGGAAATCGGTCGCGCTGTCGGCAGACTGAACAAGCTCCTTCCCAAGAGACAGTTCGCTCTTATGGGGCCGGGGCGATGGGGCAGCCGGGGCGATATTAAGTTAGGTGTATCGGTAACATATTCCGACATAAACAACACCGCGGCTTTGATCGAAATAGCTCGGCGGCGGGGGAACTACGTTCCGGATCTCTCCTTCGGGACACACTTTTTCCAGGATCTCGTCGAGGCCGATATCAGATACCTGCCGCTATACCCTGATGAAAAAAACATTATCTTCAACGAAAGACTGCTGCTGGGAGCCGACAATGTCCTCCCCGAATTGCTCCCTGAGTTTTCACACCTGAAGGATGTTCTGCATGTAATCGATATCCCCGCTTCGTGCCAGGGCGATGTTATGCGCATTCTGTTAAACGCCGATCTGAACGAGGGTTTGGCTATTCTGACCAGGGCTTCTCAGGAAATCGATGCCTGCCCCAGCCCTTCCGCGGAGGCAGCGCCGACAACCTCAGAGCACTTCTGGCGTTGGCGGTTGTTGATGGCGGAACGAATTGCCGCTTCAATGGACCGAGCGAAATTCGGTGTCGAGAATCTGTACGTTCTTGGCAGTACCAAAAACGCCAGCGCCGGGCCGGCCAGTGATATCGATTTACTGGTTCATTTCAAGGGAACGCCGAGCCAACTGCTGGCTCTACAGAACTGGCTCGAGGGCTGGAGCTTGTGTCTGGGAGAATCGAATTATCTGACCACCGGCTATGAAACAGGCGGCCTTCTGGACGTTCACATTATTACTGATGAGGATATTGAGAAACACACCAGTTGGGCGGTCAAGATCGGGGCGCCTACCGATGCCGCGAAGTTGTTGCCCCTTAAGTAG
- a CDS encoding Glu/Leu/Phe/Val dehydrogenase, with translation MSKGFNPFAMAQSQFDRVADILDLNADTRELLRNPLREYSFSIPVRMDDGSTKVFRGFRVQHNDSRGPCKGGIRFHPAETIDTVRALSMWMTWKCAVVDIPLGGGKGGVICDPHNLSAREQEGICRGWVRQLARNVGPLSDVPAPDVMTSAQHMLWMLDEFEAIHGGHYPGFITGKPVGMGGSLGRTEATGYGVVFTIREALKDLGLRPDATTASVQGFGNVAQYAIELYQQIGGKVVCVSCWDQSAQKSFAYLKKDGVVLDELRKITDRFGGIDQNKARDLGYEVLDGDVWIQQDVDILIPCALENQVTGDTAAKISGQVKLLAEGANGPTTPEADAIIKSRGIFVVPDFLANAGGVTCSYFEQVQSNQNYFWEKDDVLSRLDLKMTSAFIGVSSLARKRNLYMRDAAYVIAIDRVAQACRDRGWIS, from the coding sequence ATGTCCAAAGGTTTCAATCCATTCGCTATGGCGCAGTCACAGTTCGACCGCGTGGCCGACATTCTCGACCTCAACGCCGATACTCGTGAACTCCTGCGCAATCCGCTGCGGGAATACTCGTTTAGCATTCCGGTGCGGATGGATGATGGCTCCACGAAGGTCTTCAGGGGTTTTCGTGTCCAGCATAATGACTCGCGCGGTCCCTGTAAGGGTGGCATTCGCTTTCACCCTGCCGAAACGATCGACACCGTACGGGCGCTGTCTATGTGGATGACCTGGAAATGCGCCGTGGTCGATATCCCGCTTGGCGGCGGTAAAGGCGGTGTTATATGTGACCCGCACAATCTGAGTGCGCGCGAACAGGAAGGTATTTGCCGCGGTTGGGTGCGTCAACTGGCGCGCAATGTTGGTCCTTTGTCCGATGTCCCTGCTCCCGATGTGATGACTTCAGCCCAGCACATGCTGTGGATGCTCGATGAATTCGAAGCCATTCACGGCGGGCACTATCCCGGCTTCATTACCGGCAAACCGGTCGGCATGGGCGGTTCGCTGGGCCGCACTGAAGCCACCGGCTACGGCGTTGTTTTCACCATTCGCGAAGCGCTGAAAGATCTTGGCCTTCGCCCCGATGCTACCACAGCCTCGGTTCAGGGTTTTGGCAATGTCGCTCAGTATGCGATCGAATTGTATCAGCAAATCGGCGGCAAGGTTGTCTGCGTCTCCTGTTGGGATCAATCAGCTCAGAAGTCTTTCGCGTATCTTAAAAAAGACGGCGTAGTTCTCGATGAGCTCCGTAAAATCACCGACCGTTTCGGCGGAATCGATCAGAACAAAGCACGTGATCTCGGTTACGAGGTTCTCGACGGCGACGTCTGGATTCAGCAGGACGTCGACATCCTGATCCCGTGCGCTCTGGAGAACCAGGTAACCGGCGACACTGCCGCAAAGATCTCGGGACAGGTGAAATTACTTGCCGAGGGCGCCAACGGCCCGACCACACCCGAGGCAGATGCGATCATCAAGAGCCGCGGCATTTTCGTCGTTCCGGATTTCCTGGCCAACGCCGGTGGTGTCACTTGTTCCTATTTCGAGCAGGTGCAGAGCAACCAGAATTACTTCTGGGAAAAGGACGATGTCTTGAGCCGTCTTGATCTCAAGATGACGTCAGCCTTTATTGGTGTAAGCAGCCTGGCTCGCAAGCGCAACCTCTATATGAGAGATGCGGCTTATGTGATTGCAATCGATCGCGTGGCTCAAGCCTGTCGTGATCGCGGTTGGATATCCTGA
- a CDS encoding PEP/pyruvate-binding domain-containing protein, whose product MNPRGHIPAVHDVPPFDRRFFESDNIVSRIGGGAIGGKASGLVFAHSVLSRHLRDNHFQDILVTVPRSVVIGTDVFDAFMKRNDLYAVALGDMPDDHLANLFQRAEFPSEFAGDLRAIITSVKTPLAVRSSSMLEDSMYEPFAGVYETKMTPNNQTDPSVRYQKLVEAVKFVYASTFFSEARAYAAMTGHDPRDEKMALIVQEVVGNRHNDRFYPSLSGVGRSFNFYAFGHARPEDGVVDLALGLGKTIVDGGLVWTYCPAYPRANPPFTTSDLLKNTQTRFWAVNMGKPPAFDPIHETEYLVESSIDIAEGDNSLTMVASTYQPENDRIVMGTGADGPRLLNFAPILRLDEVPLNDLVQTLLNTFSEELGAAIEMEFALVLDSDQSRPPRFGCLQVRPMVVSDEEVEISAEELEAEYTLLASDRVLGNGTENSLTDVVFVKPEEFSKEQTRTIAEQIGAINRRLVQDHRHYLLIGFGRWGSSDPWLGIPVDWSHVSGARVLVEATLPEMHVELSQGSHFFHNLTSLQLFYFSVSHLSSFRIDWDWLMQQPVVAETEYVCHTRLSQPLHIKVDGRSGRGVISR is encoded by the coding sequence ATGAATCCCAGAGGTCATATTCCGGCGGTTCACGATGTCCCTCCCTTTGATCGTCGATTCTTCGAAAGCGACAACATCGTATCTCGCATCGGCGGAGGCGCTATCGGGGGAAAAGCCTCCGGACTGGTTTTCGCCCATTCCGTTCTGAGTCGGCATCTGCGTGACAATCATTTCCAGGATATTTTGGTCACCGTGCCTCGGTCCGTCGTGATCGGCACCGATGTGTTCGACGCCTTCATGAAACGGAACGATCTTTATGCGGTCGCCTTGGGCGATATGCCCGACGACCATCTGGCCAATCTTTTTCAGCGGGCAGAATTTCCCAGCGAATTCGCCGGTGATTTGCGTGCCATTATTACCTCGGTTAAAACTCCTTTGGCTGTCAGATCATCCAGTATGCTCGAAGACTCCATGTATGAGCCTTTTGCCGGCGTTTACGAAACCAAGATGACGCCGAACAACCAGACCGATCCGAGCGTACGTTATCAGAAGCTGGTCGAAGCGGTTAAATTCGTTTATGCCTCCACTTTCTTCAGCGAAGCCCGGGCATACGCTGCCATGACCGGGCACGACCCACGCGACGAAAAAATGGCCCTCATCGTGCAGGAAGTAGTAGGCAACCGCCACAACGACCGCTTCTACCCTTCCTTGTCGGGTGTGGGGCGTTCGTTTAACTTCTATGCTTTTGGACATGCCCGTCCCGAGGACGGCGTGGTCGATCTGGCTCTGGGACTAGGCAAGACCATTGTTGACGGTGGATTGGTCTGGACTTATTGCCCGGCTTATCCGCGAGCTAATCCTCCTTTCACCACCTCCGATTTGCTCAAAAACACTCAAACCCGTTTCTGGGCTGTGAACATGGGAAAGCCCCCGGCTTTCGATCCAATCCATGAAACCGAATATCTCGTGGAATCTTCTATCGACATTGCCGAAGGCGACAACTCACTGACAATGGTAGCCTCGACCTATCAACCGGAAAACGATCGCATCGTCATGGGAACAGGCGCCGACGGCCCGCGTTTACTAAACTTCGCTCCGATCCTGCGACTCGATGAAGTCCCTCTTAACGACCTTGTTCAAACCCTGCTGAATACTTTCAGCGAAGAGCTGGGGGCTGCCATTGAGATGGAATTCGCCCTCGTACTCGATTCCGATCAGAGCAGACCTCCGCGCTTTGGCTGTCTGCAGGTAAGACCGATGGTCGTATCCGATGAGGAAGTAGAAATAAGCGCCGAGGAGTTGGAGGCCGAATACACCCTGCTCGCTTCCGACCGAGTTCTGGGTAATGGAACTGAAAACAGCTTGACCGATGTGGTTTTTGTCAAACCGGAAGAATTCAGCAAAGAACAAACACGGACCATTGCCGAACAGATTGGAGCTATCAATCGCCGGCTGGTACAGGATCATCGACATTACCTGTTGATCGGTTTCGGACGCTGGGGCAGTTCTGATCCCTGGCTGGGGATTCCGGTCGACTGGAGTCATGTATCCGGCGCCCGAGTTCTGGTAGAAGCAACCTTACCGGAAATGCACGTTGAACTGAGCCAGGGATCCCATTTCTTTCACAACCTGACGAGCCTTCAATTATTCTATTTCAGTGTGTCTCACTTAAGTTCGTTTCGTATCGACTGGGACTGGCTTATGCAACAGCCGGTGGTCGCCGAAACTGAATATGTATGCCATACCCGGCTGTCACAACCTCTGCATATCAAAGTTGACGGCCGCAGTGGTCGCGGTGTTATATCGAGGTAA